From the Equus przewalskii isolate Varuska chromosome 19, EquPr2, whole genome shotgun sequence genome, one window contains:
- the DEFB114 gene encoding beta-defensin 114, protein MKTFHYLLHFLCYLTFILQATATLVDPGRCSKSFGFCRSQCLKEEKQIDICFSPSKICCAERFTED, encoded by the exons ATGAAGACCTTTCACTACCTTCTCCATTTTCTGTGTTATCTGACCTTCATTCTACAAG CCACAGCTACCTTGGTGGATCCTGGTCGGTGCTCAAAATCTTTCGGTTTCTGCCGGAGTCAGTGTCttaaagaggaaaagcaaattgATATATGTTTCTCACCAAGTAAGATCTGCTGCGCTGAGAGGTTTACTGAAGAttaa
- the DEFB113 gene encoding beta-defensin 113 → MKILCIFLTFVFTVSCGPSVSQKQTREIAERKRECYLVRGACKTSCNTWEYIYNFCNIEPCCVVREYRKPTPKGISTTAYTDVNYNYPA, encoded by the exons ATGAAGATACTTTGTATTTTCCTGACCTTTGTCTTCACTGTGTCCTGTGGTCCATCAG TTTCACagaaacaaacaagagaaattgcagagagaaaaagagaatgttaCCTTGTCCGTGGTGCTTGTAAGACTTCGTGCAACACCTGGgaatacatatataatttctgCAATATTGAGCCCTGCTGCGTTGTACGGGAATACCGAAAGCCAACCCCTAAAGGCATCAGTACTACAGCTTATACAGATGTAAATTATAATTATCCTGCATAG